The sequence TCTGGGAGAACAACAAAAGCAATAATTTGCACATGACACTTTTTTGCATATTCGTTTAAAGCTCTAAGCAGAGGTCGAACGCAGTTTTCATTAGTGAAGACAGGTTCGTGATTTTCAACCACAGAGGTGATAAAATAGAGCGAGTCTGTTACATAAAATCTTTTAAGTTCAACCTTTCGGTATCCATAATCCTTCATGATTAACGATTTTTTTGTTTTCCGCACGAATAAATTCGTGCCTACAAACGTGCTACCTAATCACATCACAATTTCTGAATAAGCCCTCTTATATCTTTCTTCTCTATATTTTCCGTCACGAATTTTTCGACATATTTCCCTATTATGTCACATTCTATATTTACCAAATCTCCTGGCTTCGAATCACCAAAAATTGTGGCCTCCTGCGTATATGGAATAATATTCACTGAGAATTTATTACCATCCACTTTATTCACTGTCAGGCTCACACCGTCCACTGCGATTGACCCCTTTTCCACTACATATCTTGAAAGCTCTGGTACCAAAGTGACCCAAATTTCCTTTGATTCTCCCTTCTGCTCAATTGAAGTCATCCTTCCAATCCCATCCACATGCCCATTGACAATATGGCCACCTAGCCTATCTCCCATCCTAAGCGCACGCTCAAGATTTACCCTGCTACCTACCCTGATCCTCGAAAGATTTGTCCTGTCGAGCGTTTCATGAGATGCCTCTACTTCAAATGTACCCTTACCCAATGTTACCACAGTTAGACAGGTGCCATTTATTGATATACTCTCCCCCTGCTCCAGTTCACCAACATTAATTTTGTTTGTTGAAATAACAAAAACAACATCTTTTGCCTTCTTCGTGATCTTATCAACCTTACCCAAATCCTCAACAATTCCCGTAAACATCTTTATCTTCCTTTCTTTAAGAAGAATGTGTCAAAAAGTATCAAAATTACGCCAATTGTTATAGCCGAATCGGCAACATTGAATGGTGGCCACTGATAATGGAGATTTCCAAACCAGTGAAAACCCAGAAAATCGGTGACGTAACCAAATCTGAATCTGTCAATCGAATTACCAATTGCACCGCCAAGAATGAGGCCAAGAGAAACAGTTAAGACAATATCGTCTTCTGCTACTTTCTTTAAAAATATGAATATCGCCAGTATGGCTACAACAAGAACGACAACAAACAAGGGAAATCGCAGGCTTTCGGGTAAATCTCGGAGGATACCAAAAGCCGCACCCGTATTTCTGAGATGTGTGATATCGAAGAATGGTAATACATTTATCCTGGTATAAAGTGGGAGATTAGTCGTGATAATCCATTTACTTATTTGATCAACCACTATTATTACAAGAGAAACAGAAACGGC comes from Thermodesulfobacteriota bacterium and encodes:
- a CDS encoding riboflavin synthase, whose product is MFTGIVEDLGKVDKITKKAKDVVFVISTNKINVGELEQGESISINGTCLTVVTLGKGTFEVEASHETLDRTNLSRIRVGSRVNLERALRMGDRLGGHIVNGHVDGIGRMTSIEQKGESKEIWVTLVPELSRYVVEKGSIAVDGVSLTVNKVDGNKFSVNIIPYTQEATIFGDSKPGDLVNIECDIIGKYVEKFVTENIEKKDIRGLIQKL
- the lspA gene encoding signal peptidase II, with the protein product MNKYKLAVSVSLVIIVVDQISKWIITTNLPLYTRINVLPFFDITHLRNTGAAFGILRDLPESLRFPLFVVVLVVAILAIFIFLKKVAEDDIVLTVSLGLILGGAIGNSIDRFRFGYVTDFLGFHWFGNLHYQWPPFNVADSAITIGVILILFDTFFLKKGR